A genomic segment from Thermodesulfovibrionales bacterium encodes:
- a CDS encoding response regulator, whose product MSSLLIVEDSAATRALIRSAIEEIGEDLSTVEAASGFEALKLLPTENFDLIITDINMPDINGLELIHFVKTNPRYSGIPVIIVTTERSKEDKERGLALGASAYVIKPFRAEELQEAITRILNR is encoded by the coding sequence GTGAGTTCACTGCTCATTGTAGAAGATTCTGCTGCGACTAGGGCGCTGATACGGAGTGCGATAGAGGAGATCGGTGAAGACCTTAGTACGGTGGAAGCTGCATCGGGGTTTGAGGCGCTGAAACTGCTCCCGACCGAGAACTTTGATCTTATCATTACAGATATCAACATGCCTGACATCAACGGGCTCGAACTCATCCATTTTGTTAAGACAAATCCCCGATACAGTGGTATCCCCGTCATCATCGTCACTACGGAGAGGAGTAAGGAGGATAAAGAGCGAGGATTGGCGCTTGGCGCGAGCGCATATGTGATAAAGCCTTTCAGGGCAGAAGAACTTCAGGAAGCGATAACCCGTATCCTGAACAGATGA
- a CDS encoding chemotaxis protein CheA: protein MKSSRKDFVAESGDLLEEGGRLLLEIQETSSAGVNPDTINALFRTFHTIKGICGLFGFKDIADFSHALESLLDDIRLGRIEISDDVVAFLFSNIDILKRTVEDIANDREYSVSDGQKELASFLESRKGGQESQKAADPFKSMDTSILKALSEYEEHRLKTNVKEGKGIYLAKTVFSLTDFDKGLTELTKLIKSQGELLATLPTSTDLPPDVIGFNLLFGSIKTPEDLRKLLNLEIEIMKPGEVKPAPLQAPAAPQPPAPKAQDGSLKSSTTSVRVDIEKLDRILNTISELSLAKAATDRIAAEMAVAYGQTGLVIDILKITQTLRKKIAELQEQVLEIRMVPIGQIFSRLSQVVRRYSRETGKQIELLFYGEETEIDKFLAEEIVDPLMHTVRNAMDHGIEPPEERRKAGKKEAGTITLKAFQRGHHVVVEVKDDGAGINTEAVEKKAREKGLVPDGVKLEEKDILDFIFLPGFSTKTTVSEVSGRGVGMDVVRSKLLPFGGFVDLSTERGKGTTFMLTMPITLAIVKALFVRVGTERFAVPLTSLSETLVIEEKDLQTIEGREVYNLRGEMLPIVSIAKIFGLESDSVERFFTVVIRYGDKSLGFLVDELIGQNEIVIKSLGNYFTKVRGFAGATEIRKHQVILVLDMESIVEESVPKQRGVVHV, encoded by the coding sequence ATGAAATCGTCAAGAAAGGATTTTGTCGCCGAGTCGGGAGATCTTCTGGAAGAAGGAGGAAGACTCCTTCTCGAGATCCAGGAGACCTCCAGTGCCGGCGTTAATCCTGACACCATCAATGCCCTCTTCCGTACCTTCCATACGATCAAGGGGATCTGCGGCCTCTTCGGCTTCAAGGATATTGCCGATTTCAGCCACGCCCTTGAGTCCCTCCTTGATGATATCAGGCTCGGAAGGATCGAGATTTCCGACGATGTCGTAGCCTTCCTCTTCTCTAACATCGATATCCTGAAGAGGACCGTCGAGGATATCGCCAATGACAGGGAATATAGTGTCTCCGATGGCCAGAAGGAGCTAGCATCGTTCCTTGAGTCACGAAAGGGCGGACAGGAATCTCAAAAGGCGGCAGACCCCTTCAAGAGCATGGATACCTCCATTCTCAAGGCCCTCTCAGAGTATGAAGAACACCGATTAAAGACGAACGTAAAAGAGGGCAAGGGAATCTACCTTGCCAAGACCGTCTTCAGCCTTACTGACTTCGACAAAGGGCTCACCGAGTTGACGAAGCTCATAAAGTCACAGGGCGAACTGCTTGCTACGCTCCCGACGTCTACGGATCTCCCTCCTGACGTCATTGGATTTAATCTCCTCTTCGGGAGTATCAAGACCCCTGAAGATCTGAGGAAGCTCCTGAATCTTGAGATCGAAATCATGAAACCGGGTGAAGTGAAACCGGCTCCCCTCCAGGCGCCCGCAGCCCCGCAGCCGCCCGCCCCAAAGGCCCAGGATGGGTCCCTGAAGAGTTCAACGACATCGGTCAGGGTCGATATCGAAAAACTAGACAGGATCCTGAATACGATCAGCGAACTTTCTCTCGCAAAGGCGGCCACTGACAGGATAGCGGCTGAAATGGCTGTAGCCTATGGTCAAACAGGCCTCGTCATCGATATCCTGAAGATCACCCAGACTCTGAGGAAGAAGATAGCGGAACTCCAGGAGCAGGTGCTTGAGATCAGGATGGTGCCGATCGGTCAGATATTTTCACGGCTCAGCCAGGTCGTCCGGCGGTATTCCCGAGAGACGGGGAAACAGATAGAACTCCTCTTTTACGGTGAGGAGACAGAGATCGACAAGTTCCTCGCTGAAGAGATCGTCGATCCCCTCATGCATACCGTCCGCAACGCTATGGACCATGGGATAGAGCCGCCTGAGGAGCGGAGGAAGGCAGGCAAGAAAGAAGCCGGGACGATAACCCTCAAGGCCTTTCAGCGGGGCCACCACGTGGTTGTTGAGGTGAAGGATGACGGCGCCGGGATAAATACGGAGGCTGTGGAAAAAAAGGCAAGAGAGAAGGGTCTTGTTCCTGATGGCGTGAAATTGGAGGAGAAGGATATTCTCGATTTCATCTTCCTGCCCGGGTTCAGCACGAAGACAACGGTAAGCGAGGTCTCAGGGAGAGGGGTAGGGATGGATGTGGTCAGATCAAAACTCCTGCCCTTTGGCGGTTTTGTAGACCTCAGCACCGAGAGGGGCAAGGGAACGACCTTCATGCTTACCATGCCGATTACCCTTGCCATCGTGAAGGCCCTTTTTGTCAGGGTAGGTACCGAGCGGTTTGCCGTGCCTCTCACCTCTTTGTCTGAGACGCTCGTCATAGAGGAGAAGGATCTCCAGACCATCGAAGGGAGAGAGGTCTATAACCTGCGGGGCGAAATGCTTCCGATCGTGAGCATCGCAAAGATCTTCGGTCTCGAGAGCGATTCCGTGGAACGGTTCTTTACGGTCGTGATCCGTTACGGCGACAAGAGTCTCGGCTTCCTTGTGGACGAACTGATAGGTCAGAATGAGATCGTTATAAAGTCCCTCGGTAATTATTTCACGAAGGTGCGGGGATTTGCTGGCGCAACGGAGATACGGAAACATCAGGTGATCCTTGTTCTCGATATGGAGTCAATTGTCGAAGAATCCGTCCCGAAGCAGAGGGGGGTTGTCCATGTATGA
- a CDS encoding AAA family ATPase: MYEDFYGFTAKPFAKTPDPKFLFLSKVHEEALARLHYAVEEKEITVLTGEIGCGKTTLTRALMDSLDERYRVVLIINPRLTSIELIKTICSRFECDSRSPYKNDLIDNLYARFYDDYQSRITPVIIIDEAHLIPYRETFEEIRLLTNFQMDDTNLISLILVGQPELKRKLDSEALAALRQRVGLFYHLGMIRADEVRGYVEHRMKAGGRDGPLFTDSALTSLYIYSRGIPRIINSLATMALLEGFAQDAPMIDDGIILSAAKEIGLNGYRKDQEEE; the protein is encoded by the coding sequence ATGTATGAAGATTTTTACGGGTTTACGGCAAAGCCCTTTGCCAAGACGCCTGACCCGAAATTTCTTTTTCTGTCCAAAGTCCACGAGGAGGCCCTTGCTAGGCTTCACTATGCCGTTGAAGAGAAGGAGATCACCGTACTGACCGGGGAGATCGGCTGCGGGAAGACGACGCTCACCAGGGCTCTCATGGATTCCCTTGATGAGAGATACCGGGTGGTTCTTATTATCAATCCTCGACTCACATCGATCGAACTCATAAAGACCATCTGTTCACGGTTTGAGTGCGACTCCCGATCACCTTACAAGAATGACCTCATCGATAACCTTTATGCCCGGTTTTACGACGATTATCAATCAAGGATAACACCTGTCATTATTATCGATGAAGCCCATCTCATTCCTTACCGGGAGACCTTTGAAGAGATCAGGCTGCTGACAAACTTCCAGATGGATGATACCAACCTCATAAGTCTTATCCTCGTCGGTCAGCCGGAGCTGAAGAGGAAACTGGACTCTGAGGCCCTTGCCGCGCTCAGACAGAGGGTCGGACTCTTCTATCACCTCGGGATGATAAGAGCGGATGAGGTAAGGGGATACGTGGAGCACAGGATGAAAGCCGGCGGAAGAGACGGCCCCCTCTTTACCGACAGTGCCCTCACGTCCCTTTACATCTATTCGAGGGGGATACCGAGGATCATCAACAGTCTCGCAACAATGGCGCTCCTTGAAGGTTTCGCGCAGGATGCCCCGATGATCGATGACGGTATTATTTTATCTGCTGCAAAGGAGATCGGTCTCAATGGATATCGCAAAGATCAGGAAGAAGAGTAA